In Alteribacter lacisalsi, a genomic segment contains:
- a CDS encoding GNAT family N-acetyltransferase, with product MKLDNVRLLVTKFEECYSFYKDILGLTCTWGEPDSAYASFTVSEYDTIALFKREYMAVSLGKSHLPSQSVSQDTFALIIRVENLERVAADLKAKGADITPVTEQTEWGIATAHVRDPEGNLIELMTSLPREKWHDSLAEEDEKYTAGPVTIRQAEPADIPFMWDMLYESVYVHEGEEKPVRAILEIKEIALFLSDWGRKGDRGWIAVSEEKPVGAIWMREMTPDTKTYGWIDDHVPVVSGLAVLPEFRGNGIGRALVETLIDAARAEGFSSLSLSVDPRNPARLLYEDYGFTKAGEEGTSWTMRTEL from the coding sequence ATGAAGCTGGATAATGTACGCCTGCTCGTCACGAAATTTGAAGAATGCTACTCGTTTTATAAAGATATACTCGGTCTGACATGTACCTGGGGTGAACCAGATAGTGCCTACGCAAGTTTTACGGTCAGCGAATATGACACGATCGCGCTTTTTAAGCGGGAGTATATGGCGGTTTCACTCGGGAAAAGCCACCTCCCTTCCCAGTCTGTCTCACAGGATACGTTTGCCCTTATTATCCGGGTTGAAAATCTGGAGAGAGTTGCAGCTGACCTTAAAGCAAAGGGGGCAGACATCACACCTGTGACCGAGCAGACCGAATGGGGAATTGCAACAGCCCATGTCCGGGACCCGGAAGGGAATCTGATCGAACTGATGACCAGCCTGCCCAGGGAAAAATGGCACGATTCACTTGCGGAAGAAGATGAAAAGTACACAGCGGGTCCGGTCACAATCAGACAGGCAGAACCGGCCGACATCCCATTTATGTGGGACATGCTGTATGAATCCGTTTATGTTCACGAGGGAGAAGAAAAGCCTGTGAGAGCGATTCTTGAAATTAAGGAGATTGCGCTTTTTCTAAGTGACTGGGGAAGAAAAGGAGACCGGGGCTGGATCGCGGTTTCAGAGGAAAAGCCGGTCGGTGCGATCTGGATGAGGGAGATGACACCGGATACAAAAACGTACGGATGGATTGATGATCACGTGCCGGTTGTATCAGGTCTTGCCGTTTTGCCTGAGTTCAGGGGAAATGGAATCGGCAGGGCGCTTGTGGAGACCCTGATCGATGCAGCAAGGGCAGAGGGATTCAGCTCTCTATCCCTCAGTGTGGATCCCCGCAATCCGGCCCGTCTCCTTTACGAAGATTATGGTTTTACCAAGGCCGGCGAGGAAGGCACATCGTGGACAATGAGGACTGAATTATAA
- a CDS encoding ferritin-like domain-containing protein, translated as MNNDIPQLPYGINREMIRNIARSIDDEYTAVICYEVLMQMAPDEYAANRIMRIREDKMRHYRMFSEIYTMITNRQHQPQMMRECPQDFREGSRAAFIDEQENVEVYLRIAEEADIPFVRRSYRRASSDDQNSAVWFLYFMNM; from the coding sequence ATGAACAATGACATCCCCCAGCTTCCTTACGGCATTAACAGAGAGATGATCAGAAACATTGCCCGTTCCATCGATGATGAATACACAGCAGTGATCTGTTACGAAGTCCTTATGCAGATGGCACCGGATGAGTATGCAGCCAACCGGATTATGCGGATCCGCGAAGACAAGATGAGGCATTACCGAATGTTTTCAGAGATTTATACGATGATTACTAACCGTCAGCATCAGCCGCAGATGATGCGCGAATGCCCGCAGGATTTCCGTGAAGGTTCCCGGGCGGCTTTTATCGATGAGCAGGAAAATGTCGAGGTTTATCTGCGCATCGCAGAGGAAGCAGACATTCCTTTTGTCCGACGCTCCTACCGGCGGGCTTCGTCCGACGATCAGAACAGTGCGGTGTGGTTTTTGTACTTTATGAATATGTAG